The segment AATTATGCGCCTTCTACAAATTCGATTTTATTGTCCTTAGCCAATGTGATCACTGCTTTTTTCCAGTTGCGGCTCCGTCCGTAGTTGACGCCGCCTTTAGTATAACGAACTTTGCTTTTGCCCATGACGTTACTTGTGCGGACGCTGTCTACTTTGACGTTGAATTTTTTCTCAACCGCCGCTTTGATCTCGATTTTGTTGGAATCTTTCGACACTTCAAAAGCGTATTGGTTCAGCGGTTCGCCGTTTCTTTTTTTCTTATCCTTCATAATCGTCATTTTTTCCGTGACGATCGGGCGCCTCAAAATCTTGTTGATCATCGAATTGTCCATCTTATCCTCTTACAATTAAACTTGGTT is part of the bacterium genome and harbors:
- a CDS encoding 50S ribosomal protein L23, yielding MINKILRRPIVTEKMTIMKDKKKRNGEPLNQYAFEVSKDSNKIEIKAAVEKKFNVKVDSVRTSNVMGKSKVRYTKGGVNYGRSRNWKKAVITLAKDNKIEFVEGA